From Amycolatopsis sp. cg9, one genomic window encodes:
- the lepA gene encoding translation elongation factor 4: MTTFADTTFTPPELIRNFCIIAHIDHGKSTLADRMLQLTGVVEERAMRAQYLDRMDIERERGITIKAQNVRLPWQVDGQDHVLHMIDTPGHVDFTYEVSRALEACEGAILLVDAAQGIEAQTLANLYLALENNLQIIPVLNKIDLPSADPDKYAGELAHIIGCEPEDVLRVSAKTGMGVGELLDEVVKTVPAPQGDADAPARAMIFDSVYDTYRGVVTYIRVVDGKITPREKIKMMSTGATHELLEVGIISPEPKPSKGLGVGEVGYLITGVKDVRQSKVGDTVTSERHGAKEALAGYREPKPMVYSGLYPVDGSDYPELREALDKLQLNDAALDYEPETSVALGFGFRCGFLGLLHLEITRDRLEREFGLDLISTAPNVIYRVVLEDRSEVVVTNPSDWPTGLKIAEVHEPVSKVSILAPSEFVGTIMELCQTKRGTLLGMDYLSEDRVELRYNIPLAEIIFDFFDTLKSRTRGYASLDYEEAGDQIADLVKVDILLQGETVDAFSAIVHKDAAYGYGNRMATRLRELIPRQQFEVPIQAAVGSRIIARETIRAIRKDVLAKCYGGDISRKRKLLEKQKEGKKRMKTVGRVEVPQEAFVAALSTEDSGKSKK, encoded by the coding sequence GTGACGACGTTCGCCGACACCACCTTCACGCCTCCGGAGCTCATCCGGAACTTCTGCATCATCGCGCACATCGACCACGGCAAGTCCACCCTGGCCGACCGCATGCTGCAGCTCACCGGCGTCGTGGAAGAGCGGGCCATGCGCGCTCAGTACCTCGACCGGATGGACATCGAACGCGAGCGCGGCATCACGATCAAGGCGCAGAACGTCCGGCTGCCCTGGCAGGTCGACGGGCAGGACCACGTCCTGCACATGATCGACACGCCGGGCCACGTCGACTTCACCTACGAGGTCTCGCGGGCGCTGGAGGCGTGCGAAGGCGCGATCCTGCTGGTCGACGCGGCGCAGGGGATCGAGGCCCAGACGCTGGCCAACCTCTACCTCGCGCTGGAGAACAACCTCCAGATCATCCCGGTGCTCAACAAGATCGACCTGCCCTCGGCCGACCCCGACAAGTACGCGGGTGAGCTGGCCCACATCATCGGCTGCGAGCCGGAAGACGTCCTGCGGGTCTCGGCCAAGACCGGCATGGGCGTCGGCGAGCTGCTCGACGAGGTCGTGAAGACGGTCCCGGCGCCGCAGGGCGACGCCGACGCGCCCGCCCGCGCGATGATCTTCGACTCGGTGTACGACACCTACCGCGGCGTCGTCACCTACATCCGCGTGGTCGACGGCAAGATCACCCCGCGCGAGAAGATCAAGATGATGTCGACCGGCGCGACGCACGAGCTGCTCGAGGTCGGGATCATCTCGCCGGAGCCCAAGCCCAGCAAGGGGCTCGGCGTCGGCGAGGTCGGCTACCTGATCACCGGCGTGAAGGACGTCCGGCAGTCGAAGGTCGGTGACACCGTGACCTCCGAGCGTCACGGCGCCAAGGAGGCGCTGGCGGGCTACCGCGAGCCGAAGCCGATGGTCTACTCCGGCCTGTACCCGGTGGACGGCTCCGACTACCCCGAGCTGCGCGAGGCGCTGGACAAGCTCCAGCTCAACGACGCCGCGCTCGACTACGAGCCGGAGACGTCGGTGGCGCTGGGCTTCGGCTTCCGCTGCGGCTTCCTCGGCCTGCTGCACCTGGAGATCACGCGCGACCGGCTGGAGCGCGAGTTCGGGCTCGACCTGATCTCGACGGCGCCGAACGTCATCTACCGCGTGGTGCTCGAAGACCGCAGCGAGGTCGTCGTGACCAACCCGTCGGACTGGCCGACCGGGCTGAAGATCGCCGAAGTGCACGAGCCGGTGTCGAAGGTCAGCATCCTCGCGCCGTCGGAGTTCGTCGGCACGATCATGGAGCTGTGCCAGACGAAGCGCGGCACCCTGCTCGGCATGGACTACCTGTCCGAGGACCGCGTCGAACTGCGCTACAACATCCCGCTGGCGGAAATCATCTTCGACTTCTTCGACACGCTGAAGTCGCGTACGCGCGGCTACGCGTCCCTCGACTACGAAGAAGCGGGTGACCAGATCGCCGACCTGGTCAAGGTGGACATCCTGCTGCAGGGCGAAACCGTCGACGCGTTCTCCGCGATCGTGCACAAGGACGCGGCCTACGGCTACGGCAACCGGATGGCGACGCGGCTGCGCGAGCTGATCCCGCGCCAGCAGTTCGAGGTCCCGATCCAGGCGGCCGTCGGTTCGCGGATCATCGCGCGCGAAACGATCCGCGCGATCCGCAAGGACGTGCTGGCGAAGTGCTACGGCGGTGACATCTCGCGGAAGCGGAAACTGCTGGAAAAGCAGAAGGAAGGCAAGAAGCGGATGAAGACCGTCGGCCGGGTCGAGGTCCCGCAGGAAGCCTTCGTCGCCGCACTGTCCACTGAGGACTCGGGCAAGAGCAAGAAGTGA
- a CDS encoding class I SAM-dependent methyltransferase: MSTPHQPAPPPQPETSGFSRVLDRAFGHPSGPIGRLGGWVMARGNAATEHRVVDLAKIEPDETALVVGPGPGVGLAATARLAGRTIGVDPSPEMLALCHERCGDGAELREGSAAHTGEPDESVDVVLTVNNVMLWDDRAAGFAELYRVLRPGGRLLLSAHEKWLPVSRHVLADEAAAAGFADLQTWTWEPPGFAALAAQLRAVKPA; this comes from the coding sequence ATGAGCACTCCGCACCAGCCGGCACCCCCTCCCCAGCCGGAGACCAGCGGCTTTTCCCGCGTTCTCGACCGTGCGTTCGGTCACCCCTCCGGCCCCATCGGCCGCCTCGGCGGCTGGGTGATGGCACGGGGCAACGCCGCCACCGAACACCGCGTCGTCGACCTGGCGAAGATCGAGCCGGACGAGACCGCCCTGGTCGTCGGGCCGGGCCCCGGCGTCGGCCTGGCCGCCACCGCCCGCCTGGCCGGTCGCACCATCGGCGTCGACCCGTCCCCCGAGATGCTCGCGTTGTGCCACGAGCGCTGCGGCGACGGCGCCGAACTGCGCGAAGGCTCGGCCGCGCACACCGGCGAGCCCGACGAGTCGGTGGACGTCGTCCTGACCGTCAACAACGTCATGCTCTGGGACGACCGCGCGGCGGGCTTCGCCGAGCTGTACCGGGTGCTGCGCCCGGGCGGGCGGCTGCTGCTGTCCGCGCACGAGAAGTGGCTGCCGGTGAGCAGGCACGTGCTGGCCGACGAAGCCGCGGCCGCGGGCTTCGCCGACCTGCAGACGTGGACGTGGGAGCCGCCGGGCTTCGCCGCGCTGGCCGCGCAGCTGCGGGCCGTCAAGCCCGCTTAG
- the thrC gene encoding threonine synthase yields the protein MTATLGTTSTTKTPDLGPAVELVSKEEGHRQPLAPEFVSAEDFSPLEVAYDFGRVRREDIEAGPKNIWRYKKLLPVPSNVEEIPNTEPGATRLVRADRLAKELGLKRVWVKDDTGNPTHSFKDRVVAVALAAAREFGFEVLACPSTGNLANATAAAAARAGWRSVVLIPKTLERAKILTTAVYDGDLVAVDGNYDDVNRLATELAGEHPKWAFVNVNVRPYYSEGSKTLAFEVAEQLGWRIPPQIVVPIASGSQLTKVDKGFRELGQLGLVDASPYKVFGAQATGCSPVSAAFRAGHDVVQPVKPDTIARSLAIGNPADGPYVLDVVNRSGGAIEDVTDEEVVEGIRLLARTEGIFTETAGGVTVATAKKLVETGKLDPDAETVLLITGDGLKTLDAIENHVGPKAIVPPSAAAVNEALGY from the coding sequence ATGACCGCAACCCTCGGCACGACCTCCACCACCAAGACCCCGGACCTCGGTCCCGCCGTCGAACTGGTGTCGAAGGAAGAGGGTCACCGGCAGCCGCTCGCCCCCGAATTCGTCTCCGCCGAAGACTTCTCGCCGCTCGAGGTCGCCTACGACTTCGGCCGCGTCCGCCGCGAAGACATCGAGGCCGGCCCCAAGAACATCTGGCGCTACAAGAAACTCCTCCCGGTTCCGTCCAACGTCGAAGAGATCCCCAACACCGAGCCGGGCGCGACCCGCCTGGTCCGCGCCGACCGCCTCGCCAAGGAACTCGGCCTCAAGCGCGTGTGGGTCAAGGACGACACGGGCAACCCGACGCACTCGTTCAAGGACCGCGTCGTCGCCGTCGCGCTGGCCGCGGCCCGCGAGTTCGGGTTCGAGGTGCTCGCGTGTCCGTCGACCGGCAACCTGGCCAACGCGACGGCCGCCGCCGCGGCCCGCGCCGGCTGGCGGTCGGTCGTGCTGATCCCGAAGACCCTCGAGCGCGCCAAGATCCTCACCACCGCCGTGTACGACGGCGACCTCGTCGCGGTCGACGGCAACTACGACGACGTCAACCGCCTCGCCACCGAACTGGCCGGCGAGCACCCGAAGTGGGCGTTCGTGAACGTGAACGTCCGGCCGTACTACTCGGAAGGCTCGAAGACGCTGGCCTTCGAGGTCGCCGAGCAGCTCGGCTGGCGCATCCCGCCGCAGATCGTCGTGCCGATCGCCTCCGGTTCGCAGTTGACCAAGGTGGACAAGGGTTTCCGTGAGCTGGGCCAGCTCGGCCTCGTGGACGCCAGCCCCTACAAGGTGTTCGGCGCGCAGGCCACCGGCTGCTCGCCGGTGTCGGCCGCGTTCCGCGCCGGCCACGACGTGGTCCAGCCGGTGAAGCCGGACACCATCGCCCGCTCGCTGGCGATCGGCAACCCGGCCGACGGCCCCTACGTGCTCGACGTCGTCAACCGCAGCGGCGGCGCCATCGAGGACGTCACCGACGAAGAGGTCGTCGAAGGCATCCGCCTGCTGGCCCGCACCGAAGGCATCTTCACCGAGACGGCCGGCGGCGTCACCGTCGCCACGGCGAAGAAGCTGGTCGAGACGGGCAAGCTGGACCCGGACGCCGAGACCGTGCTGCTGATCACCGGCGACGGCCTCAAGACCCTCGACGCGATCGAGAACCACGTGGGCCCCAAGGCGATCGTGCCCCCGTCGGCCGCCGCCGTGAACGAGGCGCTCGGCTACTGA
- the holA gene encoding DNA polymerase III subunit delta yields MTAQATAPAPLHLVLGEEELLIERAVRDTLAAARALDPTAELTRARVSDLTAPELAELVSPSLFSEGRVIVLESAQDISQELADAVASYLKDPADGVVLVVVHTGGGRSKAGKSLPASLKKAGAEITECPKLTKPAEREQFVRHEVRRAGGKIDPAGVAALIDAVGSDLRELSSAANQLVADTGGTIDTDAVHRYHRGRADVTGFAVAEKAVSGDRSAALESLRWAMQLGVPHVLVADALADAVRTIARVSGAGRGNPNQMAGELGMPPWKIRKAQGQSRGWNQDGLATAMRVVARLNAEVKGVAADPGYALERAVLEVAAAKGDR; encoded by the coding sequence GTGACCGCGCAAGCCACCGCCCCGGCCCCGCTGCACCTGGTCCTGGGTGAAGAAGAACTGCTGATCGAGCGGGCCGTCCGCGACACGCTGGCCGCCGCCCGCGCGCTGGACCCCACCGCCGAGCTGACGCGGGCTCGGGTGTCCGATCTCACAGCGCCCGAGCTGGCCGAACTGGTGAGCCCGTCGCTTTTCAGCGAAGGCCGCGTGATCGTCCTCGAATCGGCTCAGGACATCTCGCAGGAGCTGGCCGACGCCGTGGCGTCCTACCTGAAGGACCCGGCGGACGGCGTCGTGCTCGTCGTCGTCCACACCGGCGGCGGCCGCAGCAAGGCGGGCAAGTCGCTCCCGGCGTCGCTGAAGAAGGCCGGGGCCGAGATCACCGAATGCCCGAAGCTGACGAAGCCGGCCGAGCGCGAGCAGTTCGTGCGGCACGAGGTGCGCCGGGCGGGCGGCAAGATCGACCCGGCCGGGGTCGCCGCGCTGATCGACGCCGTGGGCTCCGACCTGCGCGAACTCTCGTCGGCGGCCAATCAGCTGGTGGCCGACACGGGTGGGACGATCGACACCGACGCGGTCCACCGGTACCACCGCGGCCGTGCCGACGTGACCGGGTTCGCGGTCGCGGAGAAGGCGGTCAGCGGCGACCGTTCGGCGGCGCTGGAGTCGCTGCGCTGGGCGATGCAGCTGGGGGTCCCGCACGTCCTGGTGGCCGACGCGCTGGCCGACGCGGTCCGCACGATCGCGCGCGTCTCGGGCGCCGGTCGCGGGAACCCGAACCAGATGGCGGGCGAGCTGGGCATGCCGCCGTGGAAGATCCGGAAGGCGCAGGGCCAGTCCCGCGGGTGGAACCAGGACGGCCTGGCCACGGCAATGCGGGTGGTCGCGCGGCTGAACGCCGAGGTCAAGGGCGTGGCGGCGGACCCGGGCTACGCGCTGGAACGAGCGGTCCTCGAGGTCGCGGCGGCCAAGGGCGACCGCTGA
- a CDS encoding DMT family transporter yields MNATALSLVLVAAVVHAAWNLAAKRISAGGTQFVWLYYTVGAVVLLPVTVVQLVVEADRPQWSWLLAGVVTAVLHIAYGIVLQRGYRVGDLSVVYPVARGTGPLLSVLAAVLVLGERPGRLGLLGAFLVIAGVLVISTGRTDGEPRGRRAGIVYGLLTGAVIAGYTLWDAHSVTGLGVPPVVYFGLGSILQSVLLVPGALADRGAVARIWREQRREVFVVGLLSPVAYILVLFALTMAPVSLVAPARELSIVLGGLAAWLVLGESDAVRRLAGSVIVLSGIAAIAAA; encoded by the coding sequence GTGAACGCCACCGCCTTGTCCCTCGTCCTCGTCGCCGCCGTCGTGCACGCCGCGTGGAACCTCGCCGCCAAGCGGATCTCCGCCGGGGGCACGCAGTTCGTCTGGCTCTACTACACCGTGGGCGCGGTCGTGCTGCTGCCGGTCACCGTCGTGCAGCTCGTCGTCGAGGCCGACCGTCCACAGTGGAGCTGGCTGCTGGCCGGGGTCGTCACGGCCGTGCTGCACATCGCCTACGGCATCGTCCTGCAACGCGGGTACCGCGTCGGCGACCTCTCCGTCGTCTACCCCGTGGCGCGGGGCACCGGGCCGCTGCTGTCGGTGCTGGCCGCCGTCCTCGTGCTCGGCGAACGGCCCGGCCGGCTCGGCCTGCTCGGCGCGTTCCTGGTGATCGCCGGGGTGCTGGTGATCAGCACCGGCCGCACGGACGGCGAGCCCCGCGGCCGCCGGGCGGGGATCGTCTACGGCCTGCTGACCGGCGCCGTCATCGCCGGCTACACGCTCTGGGACGCGCACTCGGTGACCGGCCTCGGCGTGCCGCCGGTCGTCTACTTCGGGCTCGGCTCGATCCTGCAGAGCGTGCTGCTCGTGCCCGGCGCGCTGGCCGACCGCGGCGCGGTCGCCCGGATCTGGCGCGAGCAGCGCCGCGAGGTGTTCGTCGTCGGGCTGCTGTCGCCGGTCGCCTACATCCTCGTCCTGTTCGCCCTCACGATGGCGCCGGTGAGCCTGGTCGCACCGGCCCGGGAGCTGAGCATCGTGCTCGGCGGCCTCGCCGCGTGGCTGGTGCTGGGCGAGAGCGACGCGGTGCGGCGACTCGCCGGCTCGGTGATCGTGCTGTCCGGCATCGCCGCGATTGCGGCCGCCTGA
- a CDS encoding VOC family protein, whose translation MEVLKSRLIIRPRDTAATTAFYRDTLGLAVEREFPGGTVFFLGHGSLEVSGTGEAGSSPDLVLWLQVRDLAGTLADLKARGLEPVRDAQREPWGLDEAWIADPDGTRIVLVEVPEGHPIRTDTR comes from the coding sequence ATGGAAGTCCTGAAGAGCAGGCTGATCATCCGCCCGCGCGACACCGCGGCGACCACCGCGTTCTACCGCGACACCCTCGGCCTGGCCGTGGAGCGCGAGTTCCCCGGCGGCACCGTGTTCTTCCTCGGGCACGGCTCCCTGGAGGTCTCCGGCACGGGCGAAGCGGGCTCGTCGCCCGACCTGGTGCTCTGGCTGCAGGTCCGGGACCTCGCCGGGACGCTGGCCGACCTGAAGGCGAGGGGCCTCGAGCCGGTGCGGGACGCCCAGCGCGAGCCCTGGGGCCTCGACGAGGCCTGGATCGCCGACCCGGACGGCACGCGCATCGTCCTGGTCGAGGTGCCCGAGGGCCACCCGATCCGGACGGACACCCGCTAG
- a CDS encoding Uma2 family endonuclease translates to MTLMMDFQYPTGSGPMTVRDLEGMPDDGRRYELIDGALLVTPAPGLRHQKIAYRLYGVLEAVCPAEFDVLGAPFAVHHGDRIELQPDVLVGRAADFTEKDLPAPPVLAVEVLSPSTAIYDLNLKKAVYERLGTGCYWVIDPADPALTVFELDVDGHYQQVAKAAGDEVLEVELPFPVRIVPRELLGRRG, encoded by the coding sequence ATGACTCTCATGATGGACTTCCAGTATCCGACCGGGTCGGGCCCCATGACGGTGCGCGACCTGGAGGGGATGCCGGATGACGGCCGAAGATACGAACTCATCGACGGGGCGCTGCTCGTGACCCCGGCACCCGGGCTGCGGCACCAGAAGATCGCCTACCGCCTCTACGGCGTGCTGGAAGCGGTGTGCCCGGCCGAGTTCGACGTCCTCGGCGCCCCGTTCGCGGTGCACCACGGCGACCGGATCGAACTGCAGCCGGACGTCCTGGTCGGCCGGGCGGCGGACTTCACCGAGAAGGACCTCCCGGCGCCGCCCGTGCTCGCCGTCGAAGTGCTGTCGCCCAGCACGGCGATCTACGACCTGAACCTCAAGAAGGCGGTCTACGAACGGCTCGGCACGGGCTGCTACTGGGTGATCGACCCGGCCGACCCCGCGCTGACGGTGTTCGAGCTGGACGTGGACGGTCACTACCAGCAGGTGGCCAAGGCGGCGGGTGACGAGGTGCTGGAGGTCGAGCTGCCGTTCCCGGTGCGGATCGTGCCCCGGGAGCTGCTGGGGCGGCGCGGCTGA
- the rpsT gene encoding 30S ribosomal protein S20 produces MANIKSQIKRITTNEKARQRNQAIRSSVKTAIRKVREAAEAGDKAKATELQRDAAQKLDKAVSKGVIHANQAANKKSALAKRVNAL; encoded by the coding sequence ATGGCCAACATCAAGTCGCAGATCAAGCGCATCACCACGAACGAGAAGGCGCGTCAGCGCAACCAGGCGATCCGGTCCTCGGTGAAGACCGCGATCCGCAAGGTCCGCGAAGCCGCCGAGGCCGGCGACAAGGCCAAGGCCACCGAGCTGCAGCGCGACGCCGCCCAGAAGCTGGACAAGGCCGTCTCGAAGGGCGTCATCCACGCCAACCAGGCCGCCAACAAGAAGTCGGCGCTGGCGAAGCGCGTCAACGCGCTCTGA